From Luteococcus japonicus, one genomic window encodes:
- a CDS encoding amino acid permease codes for MSSTSTDETRLQRGLTSAQVSMIGLSGALGTGLFLGSGSMIGVAGPGVILSYTLTGLLSLVVVWALAEMTVVHPVAGGFGAIAHGYLGPLGGWLMRWNAAIVLCIAVGAEVVATGTYLTWWWPQLGVGLGTVLSSVVIILINMATVKAYGHSEYWFSIIKVAMVVLFIALGVVLIFFGLPGTAAIGTGNLTQGKGWAGFAPAGLGGILTAAVMGIFSFGGVESVSVAAAESANPGRDVPRAARAMILRLVLFYIGAVAIVVTLQPWQKTAAGSGGVTESPFVTVLSLVNVPHAADVMNFVLITAALSSANGCLYGSARMLHSLASDGLAPRVFARTSRQGAPRLAVTLATLGMVVASVLAITRPDDAFMALFGILVFGTLFTWLMVCVLFIVFRRTRARLALPDSPARMIGGVVPAALALVVIVACFVKLASIKGLSIALPAGLPYVAVLLALGLVVTRRVRSAGSVLDDELASR; via the coding sequence ATGTCGTCCACCAGCACCGACGAGACTCGTCTGCAGCGCGGCCTGACCAGCGCACAAGTGTCCATGATCGGCCTGTCCGGGGCCCTGGGGACCGGGCTCTTCCTGGGCTCCGGCTCGATGATCGGCGTTGCCGGTCCGGGCGTGATCCTGTCCTACACGCTGACCGGCCTGCTCTCTCTGGTGGTGGTCTGGGCCCTGGCGGAGATGACCGTGGTGCACCCCGTCGCCGGTGGCTTCGGCGCTATCGCCCATGGCTACCTCGGCCCGCTGGGTGGCTGGCTGATGCGCTGGAATGCCGCCATCGTGCTGTGCATCGCCGTCGGGGCGGAGGTGGTGGCCACCGGCACCTACCTCACCTGGTGGTGGCCCCAGCTCGGGGTTGGGCTGGGCACCGTGCTGTCCAGCGTGGTGATCATCCTGATCAACATGGCCACGGTGAAGGCCTACGGCCATTCCGAGTACTGGTTCAGCATCATCAAGGTGGCCATGGTGGTGCTCTTCATCGCCCTTGGTGTGGTGCTCATCTTCTTCGGTCTGCCCGGCACTGCGGCCATCGGCACCGGGAACCTGACCCAGGGCAAGGGTTGGGCCGGATTCGCGCCGGCCGGTCTGGGCGGCATCCTCACCGCCGCGGTGATGGGCATCTTCTCCTTTGGCGGCGTGGAGAGCGTCTCCGTCGCTGCGGCGGAGAGTGCGAACCCGGGGCGCGACGTCCCGCGCGCGGCCCGCGCCATGATCCTGCGCCTGGTGCTCTTCTACATCGGGGCGGTGGCCATCGTCGTCACCCTGCAGCCCTGGCAGAAGACGGCCGCCGGTTCGGGTGGTGTCACAGAGAGCCCCTTCGTGACGGTGCTCAGTCTGGTCAACGTTCCGCACGCCGCGGACGTGATGAACTTCGTCCTGATCACTGCGGCTCTCAGCTCCGCCAATGGCTGCCTCTACGGCTCCGCGCGGATGCTGCACTCGCTGGCCTCCGACGGCCTGGCCCCTCGTGTCTTCGCGCGGACCTCGCGCCAGGGTGCCCCCCGTCTGGCCGTCACGCTGGCCACGCTCGGCATGGTCGTCGCATCGGTCCTGGCCATCACCCGGCCCGATGACGCCTTCATGGCCCTGTTCGGCATCCTGGTCTTCGGCACCCTGTTCACCTGGCTGATGGTGTGCGTGCTGTTCATCGTCTTCCGCCGCACGCGCGCCCGGCTGGCGCTGCCGGACTCCCCGGCCCGGATGATCGGCGGGGTGGTGCCGGCGGCGCTGGCGCTGGTGGTCATCGTCGCCTGTTTCGTGAAGCTCGCCTCCATCAAGG
- a CDS encoding Gfo/Idh/MocA family protein has product MADLRAGLIGLGMMGRHHARNLRAIDGVQLVGVADAMGDPHGVAGDLEIKKSIDELIQVGLDYCVVAAPTVYHDEIGTKLAEAGVHALIEKPLAKDTASAKGLAELFKAKGLVGAVGHIERYNPALQNLRKRLEAGELGDLYQVATRRQGPFPNRIADVGVIKDLGSHDIDLTAWVTQRDYELVAARSMFKSGRQYEDMVSATCQMSGGLMSNHLVNWLTPTKERLCIVTGEKGMFVADTLTADLTFYGNGLQVDTWDGLAQFRGVSEGDVTRFAIAKPEPLRTEHENFRDAVLGKDADIVTLEQGARVVQVCEAMIESSKTNEFVKIS; this is encoded by the coding sequence ATGGCAGATCTTCGTGCAGGCCTGATCGGCCTGGGCATGATGGGCCGTCACCATGCCCGCAACCTGCGCGCCATCGACGGCGTGCAGCTGGTGGGCGTCGCGGACGCGATGGGTGATCCCCATGGCGTCGCCGGTGACCTGGAGATCAAGAAGTCCATCGACGAGCTGATCCAGGTGGGCCTGGACTACTGCGTCGTGGCTGCCCCGACCGTCTACCACGACGAGATCGGCACCAAGCTGGCCGAGGCCGGTGTGCACGCGCTGATCGAGAAGCCGCTGGCGAAGGACACCGCGTCGGCCAAGGGCCTGGCGGAGTTGTTCAAGGCCAAGGGCCTGGTGGGTGCTGTCGGTCACATCGAGCGGTACAACCCGGCGCTGCAGAACCTGCGCAAGCGCCTCGAGGCCGGCGAGCTGGGCGACCTGTACCAGGTGGCGACCCGTCGTCAGGGTCCCTTCCCGAACCGGATCGCCGACGTCGGCGTGATCAAGGATCTCGGCTCGCATGACATCGACCTGACCGCGTGGGTGACCCAGCGTGACTACGAGCTGGTTGCGGCCCGTTCGATGTTCAAGTCCGGCCGTCAGTACGAGGACATGGTCTCGGCCACCTGCCAGATGTCCGGCGGTCTGATGTCGAACCACCTGGTGAACTGGCTGACGCCCACCAAGGAGCGGTTGTGCATCGTCACCGGTGAGAAGGGCATGTTCGTCGCGGACACCCTGACCGCAGACCTGACCTTCTACGGCAACGGGCTGCAGGTGGACACCTGGGACGGCCTGGCGCAGTTCCGGGGCGTGTCCGAGGGCGACGTCACCCGCTTCGCCATCGCCAAGCCGGAGCCGTTGCGCACCGAGCACGAGAACTTCCGTGACGCGGTGCTGGGCAAGGACGCGGACATCGTCACCCTGGAACAGGGTGCCCGCGTGGTGCAGGTCTGCGAGGCCATGATCGAGAGCTCGAAGACCAACGAGTTCGTCAAGATCAGCTGA
- a CDS encoding acyltransferase, translating into MDEGVTIGDGSSIWHLAQVRHGAELGENVIVGRGAYIGEGVHVGNNCKIQNYALVYEPAYLEDGVFIGPAVVLTNDHFPRAINPDGTVKSASDWEPVGVTLKEGCSIGARTTCVAPVTVGRWATVAAGSVVVKDVPDYALVAGVPARRIKWVGRSGFPLVEDGTDENGKKQFRDEKTGDVFVEDNETLTLVSEASVTTNTEETK; encoded by the coding sequence ATGGATGAGGGCGTCACCATCGGTGACGGTTCGTCCATCTGGCACCTGGCGCAGGTGCGTCACGGTGCGGAGCTCGGTGAGAACGTCATCGTCGGGCGCGGTGCCTACATCGGCGAGGGCGTCCACGTCGGCAACAACTGCAAGATCCAGAACTACGCCCTGGTCTACGAGCCGGCGTATCTGGAGGACGGTGTCTTCATCGGCCCTGCGGTGGTGCTGACCAATGACCACTTCCCGCGCGCCATCAACCCCGATGGCACCGTCAAGAGCGCGTCGGACTGGGAGCCCGTGGGTGTGACGCTCAAGGAGGGCTGCTCCATTGGCGCCCGCACCACCTGCGTTGCCCCGGTGACCGTGGGCCGGTGGGCCACTGTCGCGGCCGGTTCGGTCGTCGTCAAGGACGTCCCTGACTACGCACTGGTCGCCGGCGTGCCGGCGCGGCGGATCAAGTGGGTGGGCCGTTCCGGCTTCCCGCTGGTCGAGGACGGCACCGACGAGAATGGCAAGAAGCAGTTCCGCGACGAGAAGACCGGCGACGTCTTCGTCGAGGACAACGAAACCCTGACTCTGGTGTCGGAAGCCTCCGTCACCACCAACACGGAGGAAACAAAGTGA
- a CDS encoding O-antigen ligase family protein: MTRRAALLLVFLFPLATSLGPIVRVGPFAVARVVTLALVGLAGLIVLRRRELPHVAVWTLTYTCLWLGWGFARETSGEGAKELLSVAVGMLTAVAVVAVAGGAAGGERDSAADWLRVYTRGWFLAWLCTSVPAVWEIATGKHLWNYRSDAAEWIRESATDIASYMVNPNLFAFFLVSAMAMLMVGHALERGWWRRAYALAICLTPAICFPTNSRLLQLVSPVLLLWFLAQFPAFWTWARRAAPLVVVAILGLAWTVMTTPGSEPKPDVGSTAQREALYRNGWYLLWRTLGLGTGPGRFEEDLRSGVAPFDTYGGPVNPHSGLFETASQYGVGIAALGLALLLVVGILTWPAVQRRWQDPMQHSMRWSLLALVVVCLPMSFANSTWLDSSTAFAQLAGICLATHVLLVNRAEPLPRWSSQPSGPQRLPRLLARAASHGTNAR; encoded by the coding sequence GTGACCCGCCGCGCCGCCCTCCTGCTGGTCTTCCTCTTCCCCCTGGCCACCTCGCTCGGGCCGATCGTGCGCGTCGGACCCTTCGCCGTCGCGCGAGTGGTCACCCTCGCCCTGGTGGGCCTGGCGGGTCTGATCGTCCTACGTCGCCGCGAACTGCCCCATGTCGCGGTCTGGACGCTGACCTACACCTGTCTGTGGCTCGGCTGGGGCTTTGCCCGGGAAACATCGGGCGAGGGGGCCAAGGAGTTGCTGTCAGTCGCGGTGGGCATGCTGACCGCCGTCGCGGTCGTGGCAGTCGCCGGCGGAGCTGCCGGTGGGGAGCGGGACAGTGCCGCCGACTGGCTGCGGGTCTACACGCGTGGCTGGTTCCTGGCCTGGTTGTGCACCAGCGTCCCGGCCGTCTGGGAGATCGCCACGGGCAAGCACCTGTGGAACTACCGCTCGGATGCCGCGGAGTGGATTCGCGAATCAGCCACGGACATCGCCTCCTACATGGTCAATCCCAACCTGTTCGCCTTCTTCCTCGTCTCCGCGATGGCGATGTTGATGGTGGGCCACGCACTTGAGCGGGGGTGGTGGCGCCGGGCGTACGCGCTGGCCATCTGCTTGACGCCGGCCATCTGCTTCCCCACGAACTCGAGGCTCCTGCAGCTGGTCTCGCCTGTCCTGTTGCTGTGGTTCCTCGCCCAGTTCCCCGCATTCTGGACCTGGGCCAGACGCGCGGCCCCCCTCGTGGTGGTTGCCATCCTGGGCCTTGCCTGGACCGTCATGACGACGCCGGGCAGCGAGCCCAAGCCCGACGTAGGTTCCACTGCCCAACGCGAGGCGCTGTACCGCAACGGCTGGTACTTGCTGTGGCGGACCCTGGGCCTGGGAACGGGCCCAGGACGGTTCGAGGAGGACCTGCGTTCGGGCGTCGCTCCCTTCGACACCTACGGCGGCCCCGTCAATCCACACTCCGGACTCTTCGAGACCGCCAGCCAGTACGGTGTCGGGATCGCCGCGTTGGGGCTGGCGCTGCTGCTCGTCGTCGGGATCCTGACCTGGCCCGCGGTACAGCGCAGGTGGCAGGACCCCATGCAGCACTCGATGCGCTGGAGCCTGCTGGCCCTCGTCGTGGTGTGCCTGCCGATGAGTTTCGCGAACTCGACCTGGCTCGACTCGTCCACGGCCTTTGCCCAGTTGGCGGGCATCTGCCTGGCCACCCACGTGCTGCTGGTCAACCGGGCCGAACCACTTCCTCGGTGGAGTTCGCAGCCGTCCGGCCCGCAACGGTTGCCGCGACTTCTGGCGCGGGCAGCCAGTCACGGAACCAACGCGCGATAG
- a CDS encoding DegT/DnrJ/EryC1/StrS family aminotransferase translates to MTEAFIPPAKPIIGEDEIEAVTRVMRSGMVAQGPEVAAFETEFSEHFGLGRASVAVNSGTSALHIGLLAAGIQAGDEVIVPSFTFAATANSVALTGATPVFADIEPGSFCLDPASVEASITDKTKAIMPVHLYGHPANMKALREIADKHGLQLFEDAAQAHGASLHGTPVGSFGTFGAFSLYPTKNMTSGEGGMITVGDAEVERRCRLYRNQGMLKQYHNEVVGLNNRMTDIHAAIGRVQLTKVGDWTKKRQENAAFLSLNLQGVTPPPVAEGAVHVYHQYTVRVPEDRDVFSAALKEQFGVGSGMFYPVPNHRLQPFQSAVDLPETERAAKECLSLPVHPSLSQADLERIVTAVNTLAKAGS, encoded by the coding sequence GTGACTGAAGCGTTCATCCCGCCGGCCAAGCCGATCATTGGTGAGGACGAGATCGAGGCCGTGACCCGTGTGATGCGGTCCGGCATGGTGGCCCAGGGCCCGGAGGTCGCGGCCTTCGAGACCGAGTTCAGCGAGCACTTCGGCCTGGGCCGGGCCAGCGTGGCTGTCAACTCTGGCACCTCCGCCCTGCACATCGGCCTGTTGGCCGCCGGTATCCAGGCCGGCGACGAGGTCATCGTCCCGTCCTTCACCTTCGCGGCGACGGCGAACTCGGTGGCGCTGACCGGCGCCACCCCCGTCTTCGCGGACATCGAGCCGGGCAGCTTCTGCCTGGATCCCGCGTCGGTGGAGGCGTCGATCACGGACAAGACCAAGGCCATCATGCCGGTGCACCTGTACGGCCACCCGGCCAACATGAAGGCCCTGCGGGAGATCGCCGACAAGCATGGTCTGCAGCTCTTCGAGGATGCCGCGCAGGCGCATGGTGCGTCGCTGCACGGCACCCCGGTGGGTTCCTTCGGCACCTTCGGTGCGTTCAGCCTGTACCCGACCAAGAACATGACCTCGGGTGAGGGAGGCATGATCACCGTCGGTGATGCCGAGGTGGAGCGTCGCTGCCGCCTGTACCGCAACCAGGGCATGTTGAAGCAGTACCACAACGAGGTCGTGGGCCTGAACAACCGGATGACCGACATCCACGCCGCCATTGGCCGGGTGCAGCTGACCAAGGTTGGTGACTGGACCAAGAAGCGTCAGGAGAATGCGGCCTTCCTGTCGCTGAATCTGCAGGGTGTCACCCCGCCGCCGGTGGCCGAGGGTGCGGTGCACGTCTACCACCAGTACACGGTGCGCGTCCCCGAGGACCGCGACGTCTTCTCCGCCGCGTTGAAGGAGCAGTTCGGTGTTGGTTCGGGCATGTTCTACCCGGTGCCGAACCACCGTCTGCAGCCTTTCCAGAGCGCCGTGGACCTGCCGGAGACGGAGAGGGCCGCCAAGGAGTGCCTGAGTCTTCCGGTGCACCCGTCGCTGAGCCAGGCTGATCTTGAGCGCATCGTCACCGCCGTGAACACCCTCGCCAAGGCAGGTTCGTGA
- a CDS encoding glycosyltransferase → MAKPLVAWVTTRFPHGLGEQFITAEIDAWRDADARVVIVPGAMGGPARPLPEGFEVDDVLTRAWASRATLLRAAAAAMRDPALRTELADLRARGVLTRRSAVIALRAVAQARIVQAALADLAARRGTIDVAYTYWLKPHTSGAVRARDEGHVRHVISRAHGSDLYEETRPAHYNPLVRTVGAGLDCLYPISEQGCGYVQQTYGIRPERVRRGRLGTRIPSPRIEVAPGEPGEVSLLSVSSITPVKRLDLVVDAIAHVARGVEGRAVVRWRHYGSGFQQDQIERRVAEVLEPLGVRTEFMGLVPHEDLLEALAHQPVDLMLNLSSSEGVPVSIMEAQVRGIPCLATDVGATREVLGEDSPYLVPSDANAEEIGRRVLDLLEDARSAARRTAVREIVEERFDAARNFPAFVSDVLERVARP, encoded by the coding sequence ATGGCCAAACCGCTTGTTGCGTGGGTGACGACCCGCTTTCCCCATGGGCTCGGTGAGCAGTTCATCACTGCAGAGATCGACGCGTGGCGCGATGCCGACGCCCGGGTGGTCATCGTTCCCGGTGCCATGGGAGGCCCGGCCCGCCCACTGCCCGAGGGCTTCGAGGTCGACGACGTGCTGACTCGCGCCTGGGCTTCGCGGGCCACGCTGCTGCGCGCGGCCGCGGCAGCCATGCGGGACCCTGCGCTGCGCACCGAACTCGCGGACCTGCGCGCTCGTGGCGTCCTGACGCGCAGGAGTGCCGTGATCGCCCTGCGTGCGGTCGCGCAGGCCCGGATCGTGCAGGCAGCACTGGCGGACCTCGCGGCACGGCGCGGCACCATCGACGTCGCCTATACGTACTGGCTCAAGCCGCACACCAGTGGCGCGGTGCGCGCCCGGGACGAGGGACACGTGCGGCACGTCATCTCCCGCGCGCACGGGAGTGACCTGTACGAGGAGACGAGGCCCGCCCACTACAACCCCTTGGTGCGCACAGTGGGTGCCGGCCTCGACTGCCTGTACCCCATCAGTGAGCAGGGCTGCGGCTATGTGCAGCAGACCTATGGGATTCGTCCGGAGCGGGTTCGTCGGGGACGTCTGGGCACCCGCATCCCGAGTCCCCGGATCGAGGTGGCTCCCGGGGAGCCCGGCGAGGTGAGCCTGCTGTCGGTCAGCAGCATCACCCCTGTCAAGCGCCTGGACCTGGTGGTCGATGCCATTGCCCATGTTGCCCGCGGGGTCGAGGGCCGGGCCGTGGTCCGCTGGCGTCACTACGGAAGCGGCTTCCAGCAGGACCAGATCGAACGACGGGTCGCCGAGGTGCTTGAGCCGCTTGGTGTTCGGACGGAGTTCATGGGCCTGGTCCCGCACGAGGACCTGCTCGAAGCCCTGGCCCACCAGCCCGTGGACCTGATGCTGAATCTCAGCTCCTCCGAGGGTGTCCCGGTCTCCATCATGGAGGCTCAGGTGCGGGGCATCCCCTGTCTGGCAACGGATGTCGGCGCGACGCGAGAAGTGCTGGGTGAGGATTCTCCCTATCTCGTCCCGTCGGACGCGAACGCCGAGGAGATTGGACGCCGCGTGCTGGACCTGTTGGAGGATGCCCGCAGCGCCGCGCGCCGCACTGCGGTGCGGGAGATCGTCGAGGAGCGCTTCGATGCCGCGCGCAACTTCCCGGCCTTCGTGAGCGACGTCCTGGAACGCGTGGCCCGCCCGTGA
- a CDS encoding glycosyltransferase family 4 protein codes for MTQRIAHLTTVHRPRDNRIFNKECCALAADGLDVTLIATDAGTEDVDGVHMVELPRVKGRAQRLVLAQVNAWRKLQQVKPDLLHIHDPELIPLGIAWKLLHRNKLVFDSHEILVDQVADKSYLNPVMKVVVRNYARFLLNSASRFCDGIVAATPVIGKQFANDHIQVVENYPWVREYGVPDGTSEVPGRVIYAGGLVKPRYIETIVRAVQQVPEAHLVLAGWPDAPTKELLDSVEDDPRIDYRGVVETRDVPALVATGSIGTVLFPNLAHYAESVPTKMFEYMAAGIPFVASDMAHWRRLLDGQDVCLFVDPNDVDEVAEAIRTLVKDDELRHRLGRNGRRAVETRFAFEKEAEGLAAFIRQLLAS; via the coding sequence ATGACCCAGCGAATCGCGCATCTCACCACCGTCCACCGGCCGCGGGACAACCGCATCTTCAACAAGGAGTGTTGTGCCCTGGCCGCCGATGGCCTCGACGTGACGCTCATTGCCACCGACGCGGGCACCGAGGATGTCGATGGGGTGCACATGGTGGAGCTCCCGCGGGTCAAGGGCCGCGCCCAGCGACTGGTCCTCGCGCAGGTCAACGCATGGCGCAAGTTGCAGCAGGTCAAGCCCGACCTGCTGCACATCCACGACCCGGAGCTGATTCCCCTGGGCATCGCATGGAAGCTCCTGCACCGCAACAAGTTGGTCTTCGACTCCCACGAGATCCTCGTGGACCAGGTGGCCGACAAGAGCTATCTCAATCCTGTGATGAAGGTGGTCGTACGAAACTACGCCCGCTTCCTGCTGAACAGCGCCTCGCGATTCTGCGACGGGATCGTCGCGGCCACACCCGTGATCGGCAAGCAGTTCGCCAATGACCACATCCAGGTTGTGGAGAACTACCCGTGGGTGCGGGAGTATGGCGTTCCCGACGGAACCAGTGAGGTCCCTGGCCGCGTCATCTACGCCGGCGGACTGGTGAAGCCCCGCTACATCGAGACGATCGTGCGAGCGGTGCAGCAGGTCCCCGAGGCGCATCTTGTGCTGGCCGGCTGGCCGGATGCGCCCACCAAGGAGCTCCTGGACAGCGTGGAGGACGACCCTCGGATCGACTACCGCGGGGTCGTAGAGACCCGCGACGTGCCCGCACTGGTGGCCACCGGTTCCATCGGCACCGTGCTCTTCCCGAACCTGGCGCACTATGCCGAGTCCGTGCCCACCAAGATGTTCGAGTACATGGCGGCCGGGATCCCCTTCGTTGCGTCTGACATGGCGCACTGGCGCCGGCTGCTGGACGGTCAGGATGTCTGCCTGTTCGTGGACCCGAACGATGTCGACGAGGTGGCCGAGGCCATCCGCACCCTGGTGAAGGACGATGAGCTCCGCCACAGGCTGGGCAGGAATGGGCGCAGGGCGGTGGAGACCCGCTTTGCCTTCGAGAAGGAGGCCGAGGGTCTCGCGGCCTTCATCCGGCAGCTGCTGGCCTCCTGA
- a CDS encoding VOC family protein, translating into MTQPGSPTWMDLGTDDVEGAKAFYTALFGWDFLDQGPDFGGYLMIKQGDALVGAAMSSRMTPEGPVDEPQFPTSWTIYLRVEDIDAALAKVEPHGGSVMVPAMEVGDAGKMAVVTAADGAVVGLWQPKDFEGYDFTGQPGSPVWFETMSKDYDAAAAFYTEVFGWTITPMGQIPEGQPRYATNGEGSAASAGICEATTFLPDGVPSYWRMYLAVEDCDAAAAKVQELDGTLLDGPMDSPFGRLATVTDPQGGMFQVIKPSF; encoded by the coding sequence ATGACCCAGCCCGGCAGCCCCACCTGGATGGACCTCGGCACCGACGACGTGGAGGGCGCCAAGGCCTTCTACACCGCCCTGTTCGGCTGGGACTTCCTGGACCAGGGTCCCGACTTCGGCGGCTACCTGATGATCAAGCAGGGCGACGCTTTAGTCGGCGCCGCGATGAGCTCCAGGATGACCCCGGAGGGTCCGGTCGACGAGCCGCAGTTCCCCACCAGCTGGACCATCTATCTGCGCGTCGAGGACATCGACGCGGCGCTGGCCAAGGTGGAGCCCCACGGCGGGTCCGTGATGGTGCCGGCCATGGAGGTGGGCGACGCGGGGAAGATGGCCGTCGTGACCGCCGCGGACGGTGCGGTGGTGGGCCTGTGGCAGCCCAAGGACTTCGAGGGCTACGACTTCACCGGCCAGCCCGGGAGCCCCGTCTGGTTCGAGACCATGAGCAAGGACTATGACGCTGCCGCGGCCTTCTACACCGAGGTCTTCGGCTGGACCATCACCCCGATGGGGCAGATTCCGGAGGGGCAGCCGCGCTATGCCACCAATGGCGAGGGCAGCGCCGCTTCCGCGGGCATCTGCGAGGCCACCACCTTCCTGCCCGACGGCGTCCCCAGCTACTGGCGGATGTACCTGGCCGTGGAGGACTGTGACGCCGCTGCGGCGAAGGTCCAGGAGCTGGACGGCACGCTGCTGGACGGCCCGATGGACTCTCCCTTCGGACGGCTCGCGACCGTCACGGACCCCCAGGGCGGCATGTTCCAGGTGATCAAGCCCTCCTTCTGA
- a CDS encoding nucleotide sugar dehydrogenase produces MKIAVIGMGKIGLPLAVQFASKGHEVFGVDVQQRVVDVINSGHEPFPGEAHLEEKLNELVPAGKLKATTDYSEAIPGIDAIVIVVPLFVNDETWQPDFAWMEDATRSFSEHLTPGTLISYETTLPVGTTRNRWKPMIEELSGLSEGTDFHLVFSPERVLTGRVFADLRKYPKLVGGLSPEGTQKAIDFYEQVLDFDERPDLDTPNGVWDLGTAEAAEMAKLAETTYRDVNIGLANQFGKFAEKNGIDVFKVIKASNSQPYSHIHLPGIAVGGHCIPVYPRLYLYTDPDATIVRTAREANMTMPEHAVTLVEGALGGLEGKKVLILGASYRGKVKETAFSGVFPTFQVLSARGAVATVSDPMYTADELAKLNLNPYTEGDQVDAVIVQANHPEFSSVGKDAFPGVQVLVDGRNCTDASKWEGVKRFVIGDGETSA; encoded by the coding sequence ATGAAGATCGCTGTCATCGGGATGGGCAAGATTGGCCTTCCGCTCGCCGTCCAGTTCGCGTCCAAGGGCCATGAGGTCTTCGGTGTCGACGTGCAGCAGAGGGTTGTCGATGTCATCAATTCCGGCCACGAGCCCTTCCCGGGCGAGGCCCACCTGGAGGAGAAGCTCAACGAGCTGGTGCCCGCTGGCAAGCTGAAGGCCACCACGGACTACTCCGAGGCCATCCCCGGCATCGACGCGATCGTGATCGTGGTCCCGCTGTTCGTCAACGACGAGACCTGGCAGCCCGACTTCGCGTGGATGGAGGACGCCACCCGCTCCTTCTCCGAGCACCTGACCCCTGGCACGCTGATCTCGTACGAGACCACCCTGCCCGTCGGCACCACCCGCAACCGGTGGAAGCCGATGATCGAGGAACTGTCGGGCCTGAGCGAGGGCACCGACTTCCACCTGGTCTTCAGCCCCGAGCGTGTGCTGACCGGTCGCGTCTTCGCCGACCTGCGCAAGTACCCCAAGCTGGTCGGCGGCCTGAGCCCGGAGGGCACCCAGAAGGCCATCGACTTCTACGAGCAGGTCCTCGACTTCGACGAGCGTCCCGACCTCGACACCCCCAATGGTGTCTGGGACCTGGGCACCGCCGAGGCCGCCGAGATGGCCAAGCTCGCCGAGACCACCTACCGTGACGTCAACATCGGCCTGGCCAACCAGTTCGGCAAGTTCGCCGAGAAGAATGGCATCGACGTCTTCAAGGTGATCAAGGCCAGCAACTCGCAGCCCTACAGCCACATCCACCTGCCCGGTATCGCCGTGGGTGGGCACTGCATCCCGGTCTACCCGCGCCTGTACCTCTACACGGATCCGGATGCGACGATCGTGCGGACCGCGCGTGAGGCGAACATGACCATGCCGGAGCACGCCGTGACCCTGGTGGAGGGTGCGCTGGGTGGTCTGGAGGGCAAGAAGGTCCTCATCCTGGGTGCCTCCTACCGTGGCAAGGTCAAGGAGACCGCCTTCAGCGGTGTCTTCCCCACCTTCCAGGTGCTCAGCGCCCGTGGCGCGGTGGCCACCGTGTCCGATCCGATGTACACCGCCGATGAGCTGGCCAAGCTCAACCTGAACCCCTACACCGAGGGTGACCAGGTGGATGCCGTGATCGTGCAGGCCAACCACCCCGAGTTCAGCAGCGTCGGCAAGGACGCCTTCCCCGGCGTGCAGGTGCTGGTCGACGGCCGCAACTGCACCGACGCCAGCAAGTGGGAAGGCGTCAAGCGCTTCGTGATCGGCGACGGCGAGACCTCGGCATGA